In Centropristis striata isolate RG_2023a ecotype Rhode Island chromosome 1, C.striata_1.0, whole genome shotgun sequence, one DNA window encodes the following:
- the dnajb1b gene encoding dnaJ homolog subfamily B member 1b has product MVKMGKDYYDILGIQKGASEDDIKKAYRKQALRFHPDKNKSPGAEDKFKEIAEAYDVLSDPKKKDIYDRYGEEGLKGGGIPGGGGGGGGGPGTFSYSFQGDPHAMFTDFFGGRNPFEQFFGARNGGMDEDMDTDDPFARFGMGAGGMGGFPRSFSSGMGGMGPHTSVVKKQQDPPVVHELQVTLEEVLSGCTKKMKISRKRLNPDGRTIRREEKILEVQIKKGWKEGTKITFPKEGDETPRNIPADVVFVLKDKTHPVFKREGSDIIYTAKISLRDALCGCTVNAPTLDNRAVTVSSTEIVQPGMKRRVSGEGLPYPKRPDRRGDLLVEYEVKFPERLSQSARDTIAQVLPRS; this is encoded by the exons ATGGTCAAAATGGGTAAAGACTACTACGACATTTTGGGGATTCAGAAAGGGGCGTCGGAGGACGATATAAAGAAAGCTTATCGTAAGCAGGCTCTGCGCTTTCATCCCGACAAGAACAAGTCACCGGGAGCCGAAGACAAATTCAAAGAAATCGCCGAGGCTTACGACGTTTTGAGCGACCCaaagaaaaaggacatttaTGATCGCTATGGTGAAGAAG GTCTGAAAGGAGGAGGCATcccaggtggtggtggtggtggtggtggtggtcctGGCACCTTCAGCTACAGCTTCCAGGGCGATCCTCATGCCATGTTTACAGACTTTTTCGGTGGACGTAACCCCTTCGAACAGTTCTTTGGTGCTCGCAATGGAGGCATGGATGAGGACATGGACACTGACGACCCTTTTGCTCGCTTTGGGATGGGGGCCGGCGGAATGGGCGGGTTCCCTCGTTCTTTCAGTTCTGGTATGGGAGGAATGGGCCCTCATACGAGCGTTGTAAAGAAGCAGCAGGACCCCCCTGTGGTCCACGAACTCCAGGTGACCTTGGAGGAAGTTCTGTCAGGTTGCACAAAGAAAATGAAGATCTCTCGTAAAAGGCTGAACCCTGATGGGCGAACGataaggagagaagaaaaaatcctGGAGGTGCAGATAAAGAAGGGCTGGAAGGAGGGTACAAAAATCACGTTTCCCAAAGAGGGCGATGAGACTCCGAGAAACATTCCAGCCGATGTGGTCTTTGTGTTGAAGGACAAGACACATCCGGTATTCAAACGTGAAGGCTCGGACATCATTTACACAGCAAAGATTTCACTCAGAGAT GCCTTGTGTGGCTGCACAGTCAACGCTCCCACACTGGACAACAGAGCGGTGACCGTATCATCCACAGAGATTGTGCAGCCGGGGATGAAGCGGCGTGTGAGTGGCGAGGGGCTTCCCTATCCCAAACGGCCTGATCGTAGAGGAGACTTATTAGTCGAGTATGAGGTCAAGTTTCCAGAAAGGCTGAGCCAGAGTGCCCGGGACACTATCGCTCAGGTCCTCCCGCGATCTTAA